The Microcella sp. genome includes the window GCTACGCTCCACGATCATGAACGTGTGGCACGTCGTGGGTACAGCGGCCCTCGCAGCTCCGCCGCTCGTATGGTCGAGCCTTCACGCGCATTCTCCTGAAGTTCGGCGGTGGCGACAGGGCACCGGCCAGCGCACCCAGGTCGCGGGCCTCGGGGTGCGCGTGTTTGGAACCGGCGAGACGGTCGTTGTGCTGCTCGCGGGCCTCGCCTCGAGTGAGCGATTCTGGGGCAAGTCATATGACGTGCTCGGGCAGATCGCGCGCGTCGTAGCCATTGACCCGATCGGATTCGGTGCCTCGATTCACCATCCGGCGCTTCGGAAGACCGTCGATGCGGGGGTGCACGTCGATGCCGTGCTCGACGTGCTGCGGACCCTCGACCTTCTTTCTCGGCCCGTTGTGTTTGTCGGCCACTCTATGGGCGCATCCCTGGCGATCCGGGCGGGCGCGAGACACGCACCTACGCGTGCAGTCGTGGCTTTCGATGCTCCCTTGTATCGTTCAGCTGTGGAGGCCAACGACCGCATCCGGCATATGGGCTGGTTCGAGGCGCTGCTCT containing:
- a CDS encoding alpha/beta hydrolase; this translates as MNVWHVVGTAALAAPPLVWSSLHAHSPEVRRWRQGTGQRTQVAGLGVRVFGTGETVVVLLAGLASSERFWGKSYDVLGQIARVVAIDPIGFGASIHHPALRKTVDAGVHVDAVLDVLRTLDLLSRPVVFVGHSMGASLAIRAGARHAPTRAVVAFDAPLYRSAVEANDRIRHMGWFEALLSQGPLAERVCHWMCDNRTVARGVAVAISPRLPVAIARDSVEHTWPGYIAGFDSLVRDPGWSDALVDLAVRNGPVRLVDGGRDPVQVPGGADEIAQRFSNVSSTRLPGGHRLPLSDPAGCESIVRAVLSEYAESDS